The DNA segment TTCAAAGCTTTTATCTTTCTTTTTTACTTCTGTCATAATTTTGTCTTTTCAATTAAAATTCAAAAATTATTCCGTTTTTTTCGGTGCCCATTGATCATACGGACCCATATCAAAGTTATTCACGTCATCCATGCTTAAACCTAAAGCATTGGCAACACCTTGACCGTACTCAGGATCTGCTTGATAGCAGTTTCTAATGTGGCGAATCTGCACGAATTTTTCTGCACCGCCAACATTTGCGGCGGTGTTTTTAAATAATACATCAGCTTTGCCATCAGCTTTTATAATTCGGAAAAGGTCGCCTGGTTGGGTGAAATAATCGTCATCATCATCTCTGAAGTTGTACGCATAAGCAGCACCGGATAATTCTAATGGTGGTTCCTTGGCAGAAGGTTGCTCTTGCCATTGGCCATAACTGTTAGGTTCGTAATGTTTGGCGTCACCATAATTTCCATCTACACGCATTTGCCCATCGCGATGGAACGCATGATACGGACACCTCGGTTTATTTACAGGAATTTGATAATGATTTACGCCCAATCTGTACCGTTGTGCGTCGCCGTACGAAAATAATCTTCCCTGTAGCATTTTGTCTGGCGAGAAACCAATTCCGGGTACAATATTGGTAGGATTAAAAGCAGCTTGCTCCACATCTGCAAAATAATTCTCTGCATTTTTATTGAGTTCAAATTCACCAACTTCAATCAGAGGGTAATCTTTTTTAGACCAGACTTTGGTTAAATCGAAAGGATGAAAACGATAAGTTTTTGCTTCTTCTTCAGTCATGATTTGAATGAACATTTTCCATCTCGGGAAATTTCCTTTTTCGATATTATCGAACAAATCTCGTTGGGAAGATTCGCGATCCATTGCGATTAATTGCCCTGCTTCTTCATCGGTCAAGTTCTCGATTCCCTGTTGGGTTCTGAAGTGAAATTTCACCCAGTGACGACCATTATCTTTATTGATGAAACTGTAAGTATGACTTCCGAAACCGTGCATATGCCGATATCCATTTGGTAATCCACGGTCGCTCATTATGATGGTTACCTGATGCAGAGATTCTGGAAGCAAAGTCCAGAAATCCCAATTGCTTTGGGCACTTCGCATATTTGTTTTTGGATCACGCTTTACCGCATGATTTAAATCCGGAAATTTCATTGGATCACGGAAAAAAAATACAGGCGTATTGTTTCCAACCAAATCCCAAATTCCTTCATCAGTATAAAATTTCATTGCAAAACCACGAATGTCTCTTTCAGCATCTGCGGCACCTCTTTCTCCTGCAACCGTGGAAAAGCGTGCGAACATTTCAGTCTGCTTACCAATTTCGTTAAAAATATGAGCCTTCGTGTATTTAGAAATATCATGAGTTACTGTAAAAGTTCCGAAAGCACCAGAACCTTTTGCATGCATTCTTCTTTCTGGAATAACTTCCCTGTCGAAGTTTGCCATTTTTTCTAAAAACCAATAATCTTGCATTAGCAGCGGTCCTCTTGGTCCTGCGGTTTGCGTATTTTGATTATCCGGCACAGGAGCTCCTGTTTGTCTGGTGAGATTTTTCTTTTCTTCCATGATGTTCCTATTTTAATTTAATAAAGTTAGGAATTAAAATTGAGGATAATTATTTATTTCCCTAAATTGGTTATTTTATTTAAAGTATTGTAAATATTTTTATGAATTTTATAAATATTGTTGCTGTTATTGTAAAAAAAGGCCAAAATTTGACTGTTTTATTTTTTTTAAAGTGATCCATTTTAATCTTTCAAAAATCCACATTATCCATTGGTGTAATCATCAAATGCACGATGGATTTCTTCTTTGCTTTTTATTATAAAAAGACCATGCAGATCAATTGTTTCATTTAAAGGTTCGTTACTCCAATTAAACAATACTGTCTTTTATTGCTTTCAATGATCAAATTTTCTTCTGTTCTATCATGGTTAAGCGGTAACGACTAGAAATAAAATTACCTACTCTGAACCCATCGCTGACAAAATATGCGGGTTTTCGTGGAACAATGATTTCTACTTTTTTAACTGGTGTTTTTTTTGTAATAAAATTTTCATTGAGAAAGACTGTAATTCCGTCAATTACTTAAATTTAAACGATTGATTTCATGTTGTTTCCATCTTTATAATGAAGTCTTCTGAAAATAAAACCTGTAAATACGGTTAGGGAACCGACTAGGTAAAACGTGTATCTGAATGCTGAATGGGTGTTTCCATCACTTAATGAGATTTTACTTTGAAATAATTTTAACACGATTAATCCAATTGCAATACCAAATCCAACAGCAAGTTGTTGATTAACTGCTAGTAACGAATTTCCGCTACTCGTGTGGGCGTCTCTTAAATCTGCAATGGCGATGGTGTTCATAGCGGTGAACTGGATTGAGTTGAAAAAACCCAGAATTGCAATTATGGGAATAAACCAATAAATAGAGGTGTTTATGCCTGGAATCCCTAGACAAGCAATCAAAATTCCAATAATAAAAGTATTGGTCATCAAGGTTTTGCGATAGCCAAAATAATCGAGAATTTTGATAACGAAAGATTTGCCAAGCATGGCTGTTAATGCCATTGGGGCGACAATCCAACCTGAGATTACAGCACTTTCGCCGTAAGAAATCTGAATCATCAGCGGCAATAGAAGTGGAATAGAGCTTATCCCCAAACGAGTTGCTAAATTCCCCACGATACCAACTCTGAAAGTTCTCACCTTAAATAAATTCAAAGGAAAAATTGGATTTTTTACCTTTTGAGCGTGCTTATAGTAGTAGTAAACCATTAAAAATCCTAAGATAAAAATCGATAAAACTATTGTTGTATGAGGAGTATTTCCAAATAACTCCAGAGATATGGAAAGAAGCAGAGAGGCAGAAGCGAATATTAAAAATCCTTTCAAATCGAACTTAATTTTCGATGATCGATAATCCGGCATATATTTTAAGCTTAATATAATCCCAAGAATACCGAAAGGAATATTGATTAAGAAGATCCAGTGCCAGGATAAATAGTCCACCATATATCCACCCACCAGAGGTCCCAGAATTGGACCAATTAGCGCTGGAATAATAGCGAAATTCATTGCCTTTACCAATTCATTCTTTTCGAAGGTTTTTATGAGAGCTAATCTTCCGACCGGGGTCATCAAGCTTCCCCCGAGTCCCTGAATAACCCTTGAAATTACAAGTTGGTTTAAATCTTGTGACATGGCGCAAAAGACAGAGCCAAGAATAAAAATGACAAGGGAAAGCATGAATATTTTTCGGGTTCCAAATTTATCCGCTAAAAAGCCACTTACGGGCATAAAAAGAGCTAATGTTAAAACATAACTGATAATTGCATTCTGCATATTTAAAGGGGACTCGTTTAAATCTTTTGCGATGGAAGGCAAAGAAGTATTTAGAATCGTAGAATCCAACATCTGCATAAATATAGAAGTTGCCAGAATCAGAGGCAGGTATTTTTTAACAGATGGAGAAGCGGTTATTGGCATTCTGTAAATTTAGTCTAAACCACAGCAAAGGTATTGCCATCATCAAGTTATAATCTGGAAACCTATCATTGATAAAACCTTAAACGAAAAAATTCTGCGAAAATGAATCGCAGAATTTTGAAATTTCTAGATGAGGTCTTTTTTTATAAATTGTTCATTCCTAGTAAGAATCTTCGTGAACAGAAAGTACTGCTCTCCCGCTTGGATCGTTAGCGTTTTTGAAAGCTTCATCCCATTCCAGCGCGATTGGTGTAGAACACGCTACTGAAGGCACAGATGGAACCGTTGCGGCTGCTGTTTCGCTTGGGAAATGTTCTTCGAAAATCGTACGGTATCGATATTCTTCTTTGTTTTGTGGGGTATTCAGAGGGAAGCGGAATTTTGAATTTGTCATCATTTCGTCGGTTACCTCATTTGCTGCAACTTCTTTCAATGAATCGATCCAGGAATAACCAACACCGTCCGAAAACTGTTCTTTTTGTCGCCACGTAATACTTTCCGGCATTAAATCTTCAAAAGCTTTTCTCAAAACCCACTTTTCAATTCGTGGTTCGTGGGCTCCGACCATTTTATCTTTGGGATTAATCCGCATTGCTACGTCCATAAACTCTTTGTCCAAAAATGGAACCCGCCCTTCAATTCCCCAACTCATTAGTGATTTGTTGGCTCGTAAACAATCGTAAAGATGAAGTTTGTTCAATTTTCTAACGTTCTCTTCATGGAATTCCTTCGCATTTGGAGCTTTATGAAAATACAAATAACCACCGAATATTTCATCACTTCCTTCACCAGAAAGAACCATTTTAATTCCCATTGATTTAATGACTCTTGCTAATAAATACATTGGCGTAGAAGCACGGATGGTGGTTACATCGTATGTTTCCAGATGGTAGATCACATCTCTAACTGCATCTAAGCCTTCCTGAACGCTAAAATGCACTTCATGATGAATGGAACCGATATGTTCTGCTGCTTTTTGGGCTGCAATTAGATCTGGACTTCCTTCTAAACCAATCGCAAAACTGTGCAAACGTGGATACCATGCTTCTTGAGTATCGCCGCTTTCAATTCTGTTTCGGGAATATTTTGCTGTTATTGCCGAGATGATGGAAGAATCTAAACCTCCAGAAAGCAAAACACCGTACGGAACATCACTCATTAACTGTCGATGAACTGCATCTTCCAAAGCTTTTCTGAGTGCAGCCAAATCGGTTGGGTTTTCTTTTACGTTTTCGAAATCTTCCCAGTCCCTTGTATACCATTGCTGCATTTCATATCCATCACCGCTGAATAATAAGTGTCCGGGTAGAAAGGTTTCTATAGTTTTGCAAACACCTTCCAGAGCTTTTAATTCAGAAGCGACGAAATAGCTTCCATATTTATCCCAACCTTGGTACAATGGACAGATTCCCATATGATCACGCGCAATTAAATAGAGGTCATTTCCGATATCATATAAAGCGAAGGCAAAAATTCCATTCAGTTTATCAATAAAATCCTTTCCGTATTTTTGAAATAAAGGAATGATAACCTCACAATCAGATTCAGTCTGGAATTCATATTCGGGAAACTCCGCTCTTAATTCCTTGTGATTGTAGATTTCACCGTTAACAGCTAAAACAATCTTTTTATCTTTTGAAAATAGCGGTTGTTTTCCAGACGTCGGGTCAACAATTGCCAGGCGTTCATGAGAAAAAATAACCTTTTCATTTTGGAAGATGCCGCTCCAATCCGGACCACGATGACGAATCTTTTTGGACATCTCTAAAATTTGAGGTCTTAGTGTTTCTGTTTTCTGTTTAGCATCAAATAAGCATACAATCCCACACATGATTTTATATTTTTAAAGTTCTTTATATTAATTGATTAAAATTCTACCACAAACATATTATAAATGTTTACGAATAGAAAGTAAAAAATTTGATTTAAGAATATTTTTCATTAATTAAATTTAAGTAAGGAAAAATTTAAGTTGAAACTATGTTTTAGGTGTTTTTTGTGGAAAATATTTAGGAATGAGAATTTCACTTTTCGTATGATCATTTTTGGGATTATAAAATTGAAGCTATGTAAAATCCTTTTCGATAATATTTTCCATACAATATTCTGCTAAAGCAGTAATGGTTACAAAAGGATTCACCCCAATCGTTCCAGGAATTAGAGAGCCGTCGATCACGTAGCAATTTTGGTGTCCGTTCAGCCGGCCGAACTGATCTGTTGCTTTTCCTAAAACAATTCCACCCAGCGGATGATAACAAACATCTGCGCCAAAACCATTGTGAAATAACAAATGTGCACGCGTCCCGCCATTGGCTTTGTTCATTTTTCTGAGGAAATATTTCGCATTATCTTTCATATGCAAGGTATGGGATTGATCCCAGTTCAATTGTAATTTTTGGGATTTAGGATTATAGGAGACTGATCCGTATTTCTTCAGTTTGTTTACAATTAAATAGAGTGAAGTTGCTACATTAAGACCCATAGGCAAAGGCGCAATCTCCACAAAAAACGGATGTTCTTTATCTTCCCAATGATCAATTCCACCCACGGGAATCGTCGATTGCTTAAATCCAGTTCCGCCTGAAAAAGCTTTTACCCAGTTTCGGCCCGTCATAAAGTTTCCGTTATTTCCCCATTCTTTACCGATGTTTTCATCAATTGGAAATTGTTTAACTGCTTTTGACTTTAATAATAATTCCAAAGAACCCATCGTGCCAGCAGCAAGGATTAATTTTTTGCATTTAATAATTTTATGCTGAATTGTTTCTCCTTTCGTATTGATTACAGAAATATCGATCGTATAACTTTGATCTTCGTTTTGAGTAAGATGATTAACCCGATGCAACTCGAGAATTTCTAATTTGCCAGTAGCTTTTGCTTTTTTCAAATAGGTTTTATCGAGTGAATTTTTACCGTAATTATTCCCATAGATAACTTCTCCAGCCAAAGCAGAACGGGGAACTTCTTCTTTATATTCTTTTTCCATGTACTTAAAATCGTACACGTTTGGAACCCGAACGGTTTTGAAACCAGCTTTATGAGCTTCTTCCTCACCAACACGATTAAATTTGTAGAAATCACAATCTTCCAGAAATTCTTCTGAGATCACGTTTGTTTTCAGCTCTTTGTTAGCTAATGGAAAATAATGGCTGTAGAACTTCTCCGCATCTAAATTGGGAAATATTTCCTTAAAATATTCTTTTTTTGGGGTTACTGCCATTCCTCCGTTCACCAAAGATCCACCGCCAACGCCTCTTCCGAGCCAAATTTTAATATGTTCGTAATCAAGACGGTCAAGTACACCAGTAAATTTATCTAAAGAAAATATATTAAAAAATGGTGCGATACTTTTTGTTTTCAGCCAAGCTGCAGAATGACCAGGATGAGCCATTGGAGAGAATTTTTCCCCAGATTTCTCCCAATCCATACCCATTTCTAGAATAGTAACTGGAATATTATTCTCACAAAGTCGCAAGGCTGCAACCGAACCGCCATAACCCGAACCGATGATGACGACTTCTTTGTCAATGATTCCTGTGGGTTTCAACGGTTGGATTTCTAATGGATTTTCAGCTTTCCCAAACAAATCGCCTGATCCTAAAAAGAAAAAGGCAGCGATTCCTAAACTACTGGTTTGAATAAATTCTTTGCGATTCATTATTACCACTAAACAATAACCATACTACAATACTGATCATAACCGGATAATACTATGCAACACCCGTTATTATTAATAAAATGTGTTGAACTATAATATCTAAAATTCTTGATATTAAAAAGCTCAAGATTCAATATTGAAAAAACGAAAGATAAATGAAATTTCATAGAGAATAAAAGCGCCAACCATCACGTAATGAAACTTTTTATTTTTAATAAAAAGCGCCAGAAAACAAAGCGCTGCATGAACGAAAATTCGTGGATAGTATTCTGGTTCACTCATTAAAAAGTAGCTGTTCCCTTTTAAAAAAGTATCGATAATATCCGCTAAAAAACACAAACCAAGAATAGAAAAAAAACCAGTTTTTCCTTGATAAGAAATAATCTTCATAGCCGCTGTAATCCTTTAAATCATCGGGATATAGAATTGCACAAAGCAAATAGTAAAGAAGAATGTACGTAATTATAAAAATGTAATCTGCAAAATTCCATTCTGTAATTAATTTTAAATTGAATTCCCACCACCAAAAATGAATGATCAATAGAAAAATATAAGCGACCCATAGAAAATGTAGAAGTGAAAATTTCTTTCTGCCAGGATGCTGTATAAAGTTTACAGAACCTTTGATGAGGTGCGTAAGACTCAAGCCCAGAATTATGGCGATGATCGACTTTATATGAACGTATTCTTCCATAAAATAATATTACGAAAAATTTTATTAAGAAAATCCTGCTAAAATTAAAAAAGTACAGTTCATTTTATTGGTCGCCCAAAAGAACGCCCGAAACATTCCAGGAACTGAAGCTGTTTCCTTCTTTTTCACCTTGAGGAATGAGGACTTGGATTTGATGATTGCCAGCTTTTAGATCGCCTAAAGAAATATAATTCGGATTGGTCGTAGTGCCGGGACACCAGTTACTTCGACTGTAATCGGAGGATGAAAGTCCATTGCTAAAGTTGCCGGAAGCTGGATTGTACAACCGATAACTACCACAATCAGTGCGCCACGGAATAAATGAAAAGATCTCTTTTCCGTCTACATTGATTTTATTTTCTTTCGGCAAAAACTCGTCACCATTTTCCCACCCGCCATGTCCCGTCGTGATATAACGGAGTTTTACGTTTTTTAAATCTTTTGTCAGCGTGAAGTTGGTGATCAACCCTTTTGGCGAATCGAACATGGTAGCGTAGTCCTGACCGTCCATTTCCATGATATTCAAAGTATTGAAAAGCGGAATTACCGTGTTATTTTTGAAAACATCTAATCCATCTTTGTGTACAGTGACTTCTAAAGATATTTTATGACCGTTCTTATCGTAGTTACCGATGAATACGCCGGTCCAAAATTCTTTGCCGCTCAGAATCTCTTTTAAATCCGAAATATCCTGTCGGTATTGAACTTTGTCGTGCCAGTTTTTATCTTTCAATTTCAGATGATTAAACTGCTGAATTCCAAATGGTGTAAAAAATCGCATCAGTTCCAAAGCGGGTTCGTAAGCTTCGGTTGTGATGACTCCTTGATAGGTTTTGCCATTTCCATTGTCGAAAGTGGGAACTGTTTTTGTGCCGTTTTGCAAGGCGTCGAAAAAACTTTTTTCTTTGTTTTGTGGAATGATGAAAACGGTTCCTGTTCGGTCGTAAGCATCGCCGGCAGATTGCTCGGTCAGTTCAACGAAGACATTACTGTTCGATTCGATTTTGGGATATTTTACTTTTTTTAGAATAATAGTTCCTTTCGCAAAACGCAGGATCTTCTCATCAGACTTTAAATAATTGGTAAAATTAATGGTCTCATTTTCAAAAATTGGAATGGTTGTAAATCGGCTTTTCCAAAGTAAATCTTTATAAGATAATTCGTCTGTCGCTGTGATTTTCTTTTTGGCGAAGATATTTTCGACGCTGAAGTTTTTCACCTCAGAAATCTCTGTTGCTTTGGTAGTGCTATTTCCGTTTCGTGTAATTTCTAAAACCAATCCTAAGTCTTGGCCTAAAATCGTTGGACTCCCTTTAACCTTTAAATCGTTGGTGTACCAAATCTCCATGGTATTGGAGTTGATAGAAGTAACTGCTTTTTTACAGTTATAACCTAATATTTTCTTGGTATCACTTTTAAGTTCAAATTTCTGTTTTGCTAAAATTTCATTATTTTGATATTCTGAAACTTGATTGTTTTGCAAAAAAGCATATTGAA comes from the Chryseobacterium sp. SNU WT5 genome and includes:
- a CDS encoding catalase; amino-acid sequence: MEEKKNLTRQTGAPVPDNQNTQTAGPRGPLLMQDYWFLEKMANFDREVIPERRMHAKGSGAFGTFTVTHDISKYTKAHIFNEIGKQTEMFARFSTVAGERGAADAERDIRGFAMKFYTDEGIWDLVGNNTPVFFFRDPMKFPDLNHAVKRDPKTNMRSAQSNWDFWTLLPESLHQVTIIMSDRGLPNGYRHMHGFGSHTYSFINKDNGRHWVKFHFRTQQGIENLTDEEAGQLIAMDRESSQRDLFDNIEKGNFPRWKMFIQIMTEEEAKTYRFHPFDLTKVWSKKDYPLIEVGEFELNKNAENYFADVEQAAFNPTNIVPGIGFSPDKMLQGRLFSYGDAQRYRLGVNHYQIPVNKPRCPYHAFHRDGQMRVDGNYGDAKHYEPNSYGQWQEQPSAKEPPLELSGAAYAYNFRDDDDDYFTQPGDLFRIIKADGKADVLFKNTAANVGGAEKFVQIRHIRNCYQADPEYGQGVANALGLSMDDVNNFDMGPYDQWAPKKTE
- a CDS encoding pirin-like C-terminal cupin domain-containing protein, which encodes MFNWSNEPLNETIDLHGLFIIKSKEEIHRAFDDYTNG
- a CDS encoding MFS transporter, encoding MPITASPSVKKYLPLILATSIFMQMLDSTILNTSLPSIAKDLNESPLNMQNAIISYVLTLALFMPVSGFLADKFGTRKIFMLSLVIFILGSVFCAMSQDLNQLVISRVIQGLGGSLMTPVGRLALIKTFEKNELVKAMNFAIIPALIGPILGPLVGGYMVDYLSWHWIFLINIPFGILGIILSLKYMPDYRSSKIKFDLKGFLIFASASLLLSISLELFGNTPHTTIVLSIFILGFLMVYYYYKHAQKVKNPIFPLNLFKVRTFRVGIVGNLATRLGISSIPLLLPLMIQISYGESAVISGWIVAPMALTAMLGKSFVIKILDYFGYRKTLMTNTFIIGILIACLGIPGINTSIYWFIPIIAILGFFNSIQFTAMNTIAIADLRDAHTSSGNSLLAVNQQLAVGFGIAIGLIVLKLFQSKISLSDGNTHSAFRYTFYLVGSLTVFTGFIFRRLHYKDGNNMKSIV
- the asnB gene encoding asparagine synthase B, with product MCGIVCLFDAKQKTETLRPQILEMSKKIRHRGPDWSGIFQNEKVIFSHERLAIVDPTSGKQPLFSKDKKIVLAVNGEIYNHKELRAEFPEYEFQTESDCEVIIPLFQKYGKDFIDKLNGIFAFALYDIGNDLYLIARDHMGICPLYQGWDKYGSYFVASELKALEGVCKTIETFLPGHLLFSGDGYEMQQWYTRDWEDFENVKENPTDLAALRKALEDAVHRQLMSDVPYGVLLSGGLDSSIISAITAKYSRNRIESGDTQEAWYPRLHSFAIGLEGSPDLIAAQKAAEHIGSIHHEVHFSVQEGLDAVRDVIYHLETYDVTTIRASTPMYLLARVIKSMGIKMVLSGEGSDEIFGGYLYFHKAPNAKEFHEENVRKLNKLHLYDCLRANKSLMSWGIEGRVPFLDKEFMDVAMRINPKDKMVGAHEPRIEKWVLRKAFEDLMPESITWRQKEQFSDGVGYSWIDSLKEVAANEVTDEMMTNSKFRFPLNTPQNKEEYRYRTIFEEHFPSETAAATVPSVPSVACSTPIALEWDEAFKNANDPSGRAVLSVHEDSY
- a CDS encoding GMC family oxidoreductase N-terminal domain-containing protein: MNRKEFIQTSSLGIAAFFFLGSGDLFGKAENPLEIQPLKPTGIIDKEVVIIGSGYGGSVAALRLCENNIPVTILEMGMDWEKSGEKFSPMAHPGHSAAWLKTKSIAPFFNIFSLDKFTGVLDRLDYEHIKIWLGRGVGGGSLVNGGMAVTPKKEYFKEIFPNLDAEKFYSHYFPLANKELKTNVISEEFLEDCDFYKFNRVGEEEAHKAGFKTVRVPNVYDFKYMEKEYKEEVPRSALAGEVIYGNNYGKNSLDKTYLKKAKATGKLEILELHRVNHLTQNEDQSYTIDISVINTKGETIQHKIIKCKKLILAAGTMGSLELLLKSKAVKQFPIDENIGKEWGNNGNFMTGRNWVKAFSGGTGFKQSTIPVGGIDHWEDKEHPFFVEIAPLPMGLNVATSLYLIVNKLKKYGSVSYNPKSQKLQLNWDQSHTLHMKDNAKYFLRKMNKANGGTRAHLLFHNGFGADVCYHPLGGIVLGKATDQFGRLNGHQNCYVIDGSLIPGTIGVNPFVTITALAEYCMENIIEKDFT
- a CDS encoding GLPGLI family protein; this encodes MKKLFLVILLALSQISFAQNYKIIYNTFFEGKENKNQDPTIIFTNDQQTFIVSDKIAKSAKEIPFEIQKISRADNTVIQYAFLQNNQVSEYQNNEILAKQKFELKSDTKKILGYNCKKAVTSINSNTMEIWYTNDLKVKGSPTILGQDLGLVLEITRNGNSTTKATEISEVKNFSVENIFAKKKITATDELSYKDLLWKSRFTTIPIFENETINFTNYLKSDEKILRFAKGTIILKKVKYPKIESNSNVFVELTEQSAGDAYDRTGTVFIIPQNKEKSFFDALQNGTKTVPTFDNGNGKTYQGVITTEAYEPALELMRFFTPFGIQQFNHLKLKDKNWHDKVQYRQDISDLKEILSGKEFWTGVFIGNYDKNGHKISLEVTVHKDGLDVFKNNTVIPLFNTLNIMEMDGQDYATMFDSPKGLITNFTLTKDLKNVKLRYITTGHGGWENGDEFLPKENKINVDGKEIFSFIPWRTDCGSYRLYNPASGNFSNGLSSSDYSRSNWCPGTTTNPNYISLGDLKAGNHQIQVLIPQGEKEGNSFSSWNVSGVLLGDQ